In Odocoileus virginianus isolate 20LAN1187 ecotype Illinois chromosome 5, Ovbor_1.2, whole genome shotgun sequence, a single window of DNA contains:
- the S100A5 gene encoding protein S100-A5 isoform X2 gives METPLEKALTTMVTTFHKYSGREGSKLTLSRKELKELIKKELCLDEMKESSIDDLMKSLDKNSDQEIDFKEYSVFLSTLCMAYNDFFLEENQ, from the exons ATGGAGACGCCTCTGGAGAAGGCCCTGACCACTATGGTCACCACTTTCCATAAATATTCTGGGAGAGAGGGCAGCAAACTGACTCTGAGTAGGAAGGAGCTGAAGGAACTGATCAAGAAGGAGCTGTGTCTTGATGAG ATGAAGGAGAGCAGCATTGACGACCTGATGAAGAGCTTGGACAAGAACAGCGACCAGGAGATTGACTTCAAGGAGTACTCGGTGTTCCTGTCCACGCTGTGCATGGCCTACAATGACTTCTTTCTGGAGGAGAACCAGTGA
- the S100A3 gene encoding protein S100-A3 isoform X1, whose amino-acid sequence MAVVGADHGLVPMGAGCLQRPSDSVSMASLLEQALATIVSTFQEYSQLSGNPLCQAKFKELLEKELPTWTPTTLRECEYKQFISALDTNKDCQVDFVEYMRLLACLCVYCHESFKDSPLKPSCSQ is encoded by the exons ATGGCCGTAGTTGGGGCAGATCATGGATTGGTCCCTATGGGAGCTGGCTGTCTCCAGAGACCATCTGATTCAG TCAGTATGGCCAGTCTTCTGGAGCAGGCGTTGGCTACTATTGTGAGCACCTTTCAGGAATATTCACAGCTCTCTGGAAACCCGCTCTGCCAGGCGAAGTTCAaggaactcctggagaaggagctgcCTACCTGGACCCCG ACGACGCTTCGGGAGTGTGAGTACAAGCAGTTCATCAGTGCCCTGGACACCAACAAGGATTGCCAGGTGGATTTTGTGGAGTACATGCGCTTGCTCGCCTGCCTCTGCGTCTACTGCCATGAGTCCTTCAAGGACAGCCCCCTGAAGCCCTCCTGCTCCCAGTAA
- the S100A3 gene encoding protein S100-A3 isoform X2, translated as MASLLEQALATIVSTFQEYSQLSGNPLCQAKFKELLEKELPTWTPTTLRECEYKQFISALDTNKDCQVDFVEYMRLLACLCVYCHESFKDSPLKPSCSQ; from the exons ATGGCCAGTCTTCTGGAGCAGGCGTTGGCTACTATTGTGAGCACCTTTCAGGAATATTCACAGCTCTCTGGAAACCCGCTCTGCCAGGCGAAGTTCAaggaactcctggagaaggagctgcCTACCTGGACCCCG ACGACGCTTCGGGAGTGTGAGTACAAGCAGTTCATCAGTGCCCTGGACACCAACAAGGATTGCCAGGTGGATTTTGTGGAGTACATGCGCTTGCTCGCCTGCCTCTGCGTCTACTGCCATGAGTCCTTCAAGGACAGCCCCCTGAAGCCCTCCTGCTCCCAGTAA
- the S100A5 gene encoding protein S100-A5 isoform X1, giving the protein METPLEKALTTMVTTFHKYSGREGSKLTLSRKELKELIKKELCLDEKMKESSIDDLMKSLDKNSDQEIDFKEYSVFLSTLCMAYNDFFLEENQ; this is encoded by the exons ATGGAGACGCCTCTGGAGAAGGCCCTGACCACTATGGTCACCACTTTCCATAAATATTCTGGGAGAGAGGGCAGCAAACTGACTCTGAGTAGGAAGGAGCTGAAGGAACTGATCAAGAAGGAGCTGTGTCTTGATGAG AAGATGAAGGAGAGCAGCATTGACGACCTGATGAAGAGCTTGGACAAGAACAGCGACCAGGAGATTGACTTCAAGGAGTACTCGGTGTTCCTGTCCACGCTGTGCATGGCCTACAATGACTTCTTTCTGGAGGAGAACCAGTGA
- the S100A4 gene encoding protein S100-A4, which produces MAYPLEKALDVIVSTFHKYSGKEGDKFKLNKSELKELLTRELPSFLGKRTDEAAFQKLMSNLDCNKDNEVDFQEYCVFLSCIAMMCNEFFEGFPDKQPRKK; this is translated from the exons ATGGCgtaccccctggagaaggccctCGATGTGATCGTGTCCACCTTCCACAAGTACTCGGGCAAGGAGGGCGACAAGTTCAAACTCAACAAGTCTGAGCTAAAGGAGCTGCTGACCCGGGAGCTGCCCAGCTTCCTGGGG AAAAGGACGGATGAAGCTGCGTTCCAGAAACTGATGAGCAACCTGGACTGCAACAAGGACAACGAGGTAGACTTCCAGGAGTACTGCGTCTTCCTGTCCTGCATCGCCATGATGTGCAATGAGTTCTTCGAAGGTTTCCCTGATAAGCAACCCCGGAAAAAATGA